gggtaacttCCAAGGTGatacgtgtgaaactggacccaggtctccgggaggccatattcggggtgccagccagggttggaaacgggtgcggaggcagatatcatagccttcgcctcgttgatcacccgaaggcggatcctgctgggatggagagcagcctctccaccctgttccctggcgtggcagggggacctgttggaatatgtGACCctagagaaggttaagttcgaattgaggggaagctcggaggggttctacaagtcatgggcactatttattatgcactttcaagaactggataacatcgaacattagttggggggggggggggatgggttggggggagggggggatgtataTATTAaagatgactatgggtaatccctgattcctttttgtcatttgtttatgtaaacatgcggggtgatgtttgggggttggtgggaggatgggatcgttgttattgttatggggtttGACATATTTGttgttgattattgtttgttgttggtgggtgtaaattcgggagaaaatgtgaaaaaggaggagaataaaagtatttaatttttttaaaagtctgaCTGCAACAATGTAGCTCGGCCAGGTGTGGGTGTATCCCTCTGACTGTGCAGGCAGGTTTTTTTCCCCTCCGTCTGttcaacccctaaattgcctgctacattggggtctcatttctgaACCGAGTTTCCTAATATCCCCCTCGCGTGACAGATGAGAAAGCTCTCGAAACACAATAATATCTCAGCTGGGATTGAAGCTAACCCCCCACAAAGACAACCTTTAAAATCTAACTGCAGCTGTCTTCCAGGCATAGAAAGATTAAATTAAGCCTACCTAAAACTATACTAATGTTCACCCAAACAATAAAGGTCTTTTTGTttccaaacactcccagtgtcaaagAGCATCAGGCCACTGGGCACAAAAATGTGggcccggccagtccagcagaaagaaaccctccgaccctcccactttacCCACTCTCAGAATGAACAGGGTTCAgttctggatgtgattaacagcagcaatatcaGCAGACATCACAatccctgtcatcacttgtgaacttgctggtgcctcAGCAGATGGAatgaccaagtgaatcccttcccacacacgaaaCAGGTGAATGGCTCTCCCCGgtatgaactctctggtgtctcctcAGTGTGGATGACGttttaaacctctttgtgcagtgagagcagccgaacggtctctcctcagtgtgaatgcgctggtggatcatcagtacCTTAGAGCTTTTGAAATccatcccacagtcagagcatttaaagggtctctcatgggtgtgagtgacattgtggctcagcagggtCGATAAGTCACCAAAACTCTTCCCACAGACggtacaggtgaatggtctctccccagtgtgaacccgctggtgtgtccgcaatgtggatgacattttaaacctctttgtgcagtgagagcagctgaatggtttctcctcagtgtgaatgcgctgatgggACAACAGATCCTCAGAACCTTTGAAggcactcccacagtcagagcatttaaagggtctctcattggtgtgagtgactttGTGTCTCAGCAGGGTCGATGAAtaaccaaatcccttcccacagtcgctgcaggtgaatggcctatccccggtgtgaacctgctggtgtctccgcaatgtggatgaccttctaaacctctttgtgcagtgagagcagctgaacggtctctcctcagtgtgaatgtgctggtggatcATTAGTACCTTAGAGCTTTTGAAATccatcccacagtcagagcatttaaaaggtctctcattggtgtgagtgacattgtgtctgACCAGGCTGGAtgattgaatgaatcccttcccacacacagagcagatgaaaggcctctctccCGTGTGAATTCGGCAGTGTCTATGCAGGGCGGGTAAGTGTGCGAATCCCCTCCCACAGACAGAGcacgtgaatggcctctctccagtgtgaattcgctggtgtgtctggagGGTAGCTAagtgagtgaatccattcccacacacagagcagatgaatggcctttccccggtgtgaacccgctggtgtgcctgcaggttggatgactgaatgaaactcttcccacacacagagcatctGAATGGCTTCTCACCTGTGTGAATTCGCCTATGTGACAGCAGGTGGGCTAGCtgactgaattccttcccacactgagagcaggggaacggcctctcccctgtgtgaaatcgctggtgtgtctgcagactatgtaactgagtgaatcctttcccacattcagtgcaggtgaatggtttctccccggtgtgaactcgctggtgtcgccgcaggctggatgaatcattgaatcccttTCTGCACTTCAGGCAGCTGAATGGCCTAGTCCCAGCATGACTGCGTTGGTGGGTTTTCAACTGAGACGAGtacctaaatcccttcccacagtcctcacaagtCCACCCTTTCTCCATGGTGCAGGTGCCCTTGTGTCTCCAGACCAATCAGTTGAAGTcttacacgtgtacggtctctgcccactgtgaatggtgcaatgttttttcaggttgtgtaactggttacagctctttccacagtcagtggaacactctcactcaggtgtttgagtgtgtctcggtgcttttccagtcacactgatggttcaaGCCTTCTGAAGCAGACAGAACGGACAAACACTTATCCTTCCAGGTTTAAAAAACAAGAATATTCTGCACCCGAGTGCCTGAGTAATGCAGTCAGATTTTGATGTGAATTTGGGTTTGAGATTTCTGTATGTGAATCCTCACcttctgatatcctgtaaaagattacagaaagacatcactgtcagcacaggatagaaattaaGAAGACAATTCAAGTTTGTATTCAACAATTGTTACTCTCTCTTTCCCCAAAAGCTCTAAATctgcatcccacacactctccttccattctcactctgctataTCTAATGttcattcaccctcccaattctcctgaaggtgctgattcaggctgattgacagatccgtgCTCACTGCTTCTGGTCCAGAACACAGAGGCCTCAAAATCTTCATGTAGGCTGCCAGACAGAcgtatgtctatattactggactaaaaatgtgtgtaatatacagacaggATTTATTTTCCtttagttgctgcaagtcaccaattaccCCCCAGAATGTGAAAAGCAATGGAAAGGAGGAaacattgatttcctcccagaaggggtggcacaatagcacagtggttagcactgttgtttaccAGCGCCAGGGTccgtggttcgattcccggcttggtcagtctctgtggaatctgcacgttctcccagtgttgcatgggattcctccgggcgctcccgtttcctcccacagtccaaagatgtgcaggttaagtggactgtccattctaaattgcccttaatgtccaaaaatggttaggtgggattactgggtgacggggataggatggaggtgtggggcttaagtggagtgctgcttccaagggccggtgcagacttgatgggccgaatggcctcctgcactggaaattctatgttgCACAGAGGAGGAAGTTTCAATCTGGAGCTAATTAGGCAACTTCCGCATTGTGACGTCATTATGGAGCCCTGCCTGAATCATCCAATAGCAATCACCCTGCTCCGCGGTGACGTCTCCGGGCTCTCGTGCCCTGATCATCTGCTCACCCCCACCCGTTTCCCCGCTCCCTGCACCTCCTCCAGGCAACCGGCTCCGGCCAAAGCGAGAAGCCGCttcgtgatctctctctctctcccctcggctcagggctgcgcatgtccaaggagagaggcagctgcgcatgtgcaggggagtacACCTCTGCTGACCTtactgctgaggtgttgaccaatgggaagttaGGAGAACCGGAAGAactctgctcctccgccaatcagagctcccccattgtctcaatgcggaagctggacatggaggtttgtgccgagcaaagctgttgttcctccaaccctgaatgagcttcacagactgaaacgtcctcctgtctccaacatctgtgagtaaaacactttattttctcccactttccatttcttttctcattctgaccttcaattggtcacttgcagcaactgaagggaaaggaagtgaatccagggagggcgcagactctgcaaagcttggcccaggtctctctccccCTTAAAGACATTAACATATGTCTACTGTTCTTATATGGAATGTATTAGATGTATtactgatggttctgtaataaaattaatgtattattatttctagttttgtaatatagtactgtagctacattatatatttccagtgatacagtcattgcagcactgacagaatccatttgggaactcaagtcaatgctgactctctgtacagcaatccagtcagtcccattccccctcgatatccctgttcccctgaaagtCTATTTTCTTCTTCAATTCCATTTTCAATTCTTGATCATCTTGACTTCCACTACCCATGTGGGCAGCGAGTTCccggtcatgaccactccatgactgaaTAAAATTCTTCCACAGAATCTCCCCAcctctaatcagtaaatatacttagatggagagcctctactcttgtgcaggttgtagtgagtttagatttgttgatcagcatcaatcagcaccttcaggagaattgggaggggaaggaagtgaatccagacTGTATATTACACACACTTATCGTCCAGTAACATAGACatctatctgtctggcagcctctgtgtccaggacagcaaacagtgagcatggatctgtcaatcagcctgaatatgCAGCGTCAGGAgatttgggagggtgaatattagatacagcagagtgcgaatggagggagagtgtgtgggatggagattgagAGCatttgggggaaagagagaggaaagaatgtttgatagaattgtctgttctgaatttctattctgcactgacagtgatgacgttTGTAAACATCTTTTGCAGGATGTTAGATCGGAAGGAGTTTGAAGCCGGTATCTCAAACTAAACATCAAGTTAAGAATTGACAGTCACTTAATTCTCAGGAAATGAATATCATTGGCCGTTGAATCTGGAACAAAAAATTTTAGCTAATTTTgaatgcttcaagagattttaaacatcacttccagtccactgactgtggaaagaactttaacctgttacacagcctgaaaaaatactataCTATTCACAGCAGGTGTACACATGAAGGGGctgtttagtacactgggctaaatcgctggcttttaaagcagaccaaggcaggccagcagcacggttcaattcccgtaccagcctccccgaacaggcgccggaatgtggcgactaggggattttcacagtaacttcatttgaaacctacttgtgacaataagtgatttccatttcatttcacatgttctgtgtgtggacaaggcatCAACTGATCGTCAAACGTGGAGAGACAGAAGATCACCTAGACCATggcgaaaccatggaaatgtggggactgtggaaagggattcacagccccttatgaacgcagtcacactggagcgaGGCCATTCCTCTGCtgtgaatgtgggaaaggattcactcggatagcccacctgcagacacaccagaaaATTCACACTGGCGAAAGGCCAtttacctgcactgtgtgtgggaagggattcagtcagttacccaacctgcttagccacaatgtcactcacaccaatgagagaccctttaaatgctctgactgtggatgtagtttcaaaagctctcaggtattgatgatccaccagcgcattcacactgaggagaagccgtatagctgctctcactgcacaaagaggtttagaacgtCATCCGACCTGatgaaacaccagcgggttcacaccggggagaggccattcgcttgctccgactgtgggaaaagattcactcggtcatcccacttgctgaaacacaatgtcactcacaccaacgagagaccctttaaatgctctgactgtgggaatgggtttaaaagctctcaggtactgatggaacaccagcgcattcacactgaggagagaccgttcagctgttctcactgcacaaagaggtttcaaacatcatccacactgcggagacaccagcgggttcacaccggagCGAGTCGATTcagctgctctgattgtgggaagagattccgtgattcatctgccctgttgacacatcatcgagtccacactggaaagaagccattcacctgctctcactgtgggaagggattcactcagtcgtccaacatgctgagacac
This portion of the Scyliorhinus torazame isolate Kashiwa2021f chromosome 5, sScyTor2.1, whole genome shotgun sequence genome encodes:
- the LOC140420052 gene encoding uncharacterized protein, producing MEKGWTCEDCGKGFRYSSQLKTHQRSHAGTRPFSCLKCRKGFNDSSSLRRHQRVHTGEKPFTCTECGKGFTQLHSLQTHQRFHTGERPFPCSQCGKEFSQLAHLLSHRRIHTGEKPFRCSVCGKSFIQSSNLQAHQRVHTGERPFICSVCGNGFTHLATLQTHQRIHTGERPFTCSVCGRGFAHLPALHRHCRIHTGERPFICSVCGKGFIQSSSLVRHNVTHTNERPFKCSDCGMDFKSSKVLMIHQHIHTEERPFSCSHCTKRFRRSSTLRRHQQVHTGDRPFTCSDCGKGFGYSSTLLRHKVTHTNERPFKCSDCGSAFKGSEDLLSHQRIHTEEKPFSCSHCTKRFKMSSTLRTHQRVHTGERPFTCTVCGKSFGDLSTLLSHNVTHTHERPFKCSDCGMDFKSSKVLMIHQRIHTEERPFGCSHCTKRFKTSSTLRRHQRVHTGESHSPVSCVGRDSLGHSIC